The Acidimicrobiales bacterium genomic sequence GACCGATTCCCTCCCCGACCTCGGTGAGCTGGCCGCCGAGTCGGCCCGCCTGGAGAGGGCGCCCGCCGGCGCCGCCGTGCGGTGGGCCGCCGATCGCTTCGGCGACCGGCTGGTCATTGCCAGCTCCTTCCAGGACGCCGTGCTCATCGACATCGCCGAGAAGGCGGCCCCGGGCATCGAGGTCGTCTTCCTCGATACGCAGTACCACTTCGCCGAGACCCTGTGGTTCGTGGAGGAGGTCCGGCGCCGGTACAACCTGAACCTCACCGTGGTGAAGCCGCTCGACGAGGTGCGCCGGGACGACCGCTGGAAGGTCGACGTCGAGGGCTGCTGCGCGGTTCGCAAGGTCGAGCCCCTGGCCCGCTCCCTGGAGGGCAAGGCGGCGTGGATCACGGGGCTGCGACGGGCCGACGCGCCCACGCGTGCCCGCGCACCCGTCGTGTCGTGGGACCTGGCCCGCAACATGGTGAAGGTCAATCCTCTCGTCACGTGGACCGATGCCGACATGGCCGGCTACATCGCCGAGCACAACCTCCCGATCAGCCCGCTCAGCGAGCGCGGCTACCCGTCGGTGGGGTGCTGGCCGTGCACCCGTCCGGTGGCTCCCGGGGAGGACCCGAGGGCCGGGCGCTGGGCCGGCCAGGACAAGACGGAGTGCGGGCTCCACGTGTGACCCGGCCCCACGGCGCCGGCCTCACGGCGGGGTAGCGGGGTGCCGGCCACGCCCGCCGAGGTCCTCGGGTTCCTCGCCCGCAGCTCCAAGCGGGTCGCCGTCACCGTGGTGGGAGGCGTCCTGGTGCTCGTCGGGCTGGCCATGTTCGTGCTGCCCGGCCCCGGCATCCTGGTCGTCGTCCTCGGGTTCGCCGTCCTCGGCACCGAGTACGCCTGGGCGGCCGCCGCACTCGAGCGCACGAAGCGACTGGCCGAGAAGGCGGGCACCATCGCCAAGCACACGGCCGGCACGGCCGTCGGCACCGTCGGCCGCACGGTGAGACGCCCCTTCCGGCGCTGATCGGCACCGTCGGCCGCACGGTGAGACGCCCCTTCCGGCGCTGAGGCGCCACCGGACCGGCGACGCCGGGCCGGGAGCGGCCAGGCGGCGCGCAGGCGGGCCGGCGGACCAGGGGGCGCGCTACTTGGCGGGGTTCGGGACGCCGAGGCGGCTGACGGCCTGGAAGGCCTCGAGCATCTCGATGGGGATCGGGAAGATGATGGTGGAGCTGTTCTCGGCCGAGATCTCGGCCATCGTCTGGAGCTGGCGCAACTGGAGCGCGCCGGGCGACGCGGCGATGATCTGGGCCGCCTCCCCGAGCTTCTCCGCCGCCTGTAGCTCGCCCTCGGCGGCGATGATCTTGGCCCGCCGCTCCCGCTCGGCCTCGGCCTGGCGGGCCATGGCCCGCTGCATCTGCTCGGGCAGGTTGACGTCGCGGATCTCGACCCGGTGCACCTTGACGCCCCACGACTCGGTCTGGGCGTCGAGCGCCGCCTGGAGCTCCGAGTCGATCCGGTCGCGCTCGCTCAACAGCTGGTCGAGCTCGTGGCGGCCGACGGTGGACCGCAGGGTGGTCTGCGCCACCAGCTGCGACGACGAGTACCAGTCACGGATCCTCACCACCGACGCAGCAGGA encodes the following:
- a CDS encoding phosphoadenylyl-sulfate reductase, translated to MTALSTETDSLPDLGELAAESARLERAPAGAAVRWAADRFGDRLVIASSFQDAVLIDIAEKAAPGIEVVFLDTQYHFAETLWFVEEVRRRYNLNLTVVKPLDEVRRDDRWKVDVEGCCAVRKVEPLARSLEGKAAWITGLRRADAPTRARAPVVSWDLARNMVKVNPLVTWTDADMAGYIAEHNLPISPLSERGYPSVGCWPCTRPVAPGEDPRAGRWAGQDKTECGLHV
- a CDS encoding PGPGW domain-containing protein, whose translation is MPATPAEVLGFLARSSKRVAVTVVGGVLVLVGLAMFVLPGPGILVVVLGFAVLGTEYAWAAAALERTKRLAEKAGTIAKHTAGTAVGTVGRTVRRPFRR
- a CDS encoding slipin family protein, translated to MEGVAGALFVLIVALLVFLAASVKIVQEYERGVIFRLGRCVGAKGPGIFFVIPVIDKIIKTNLQIAAVPVASQQVITRDNVTATVDAVAYFQVVDPAASVVRIRDWYSSSQLVAQTTLRSTVGRHELDQLLSERDRIDSELQAALDAQTESWGVKVHRVEIRDVNLPEQMQRAMARQAEAERERRAKIIAAEGELQAAEKLGEAAQIIAASPGALQLRQLQTMAEISAENSSTIIFPIPIEMLEAFQAVSRLGVPNPAK